One Polaribacter sp. KT25b DNA segment encodes these proteins:
- a CDS encoding M56 family metallopeptidase: protein MINYILQVVLFQVLFLAIYDFFLSKETFFIKNRWYLLSTPILSFLIPFIKIPRFQKAVPQDFIVNLPEIFLSPEKVIQKTILETTFYDSVNYIPVLFWIGVAFFSVLFLMKLVKIIKLIKKYEVVKQQGFTLILITNQTNAFSFFNYVFLGKNVEENKREKIIQHELVHSKQKHSLDLLLFEFLKIVMWFNPMIYFYQQRITLVHEYISDAIVAKSETKESYINNLLSNFFQVENIAFINQFYKQSLIKKRIIMMTKTQSKKMNQLKYLVLIPVLASMLFYVACTESEIDSSEIITTSEYQGKIKIQDEYYFIKQNELGKTIGVNSKGQEVDILSLLPESVVDLYFEDGKLVTEFSYTYDKKKTKELEVITDPNAITETEEVSFLKIEKAPTFPGCDSGDKDCFSKNIQKHFARKFNSGLLKTLNLKSGRKRVFISFKIDKEGNIVDIKARAPHDKIEEEVIRVMSLLPKVVAGEHEGKAVAVKYSIPFTLLIE, encoded by the coding sequence ATGATAAATTATATTCTACAAGTCGTTTTATTTCAAGTATTATTCTTAGCTATTTATGATTTCTTTTTAAGCAAAGAAACTTTTTTTATCAAGAATAGATGGTATTTATTAAGCACGCCAATTTTGTCTTTTTTAATTCCGTTTATAAAAATACCAAGGTTTCAAAAAGCGGTTCCACAAGATTTCATTGTGAATTTGCCAGAGATTTTTTTATCGCCAGAAAAAGTAATTCAGAAAACAATATTAGAAACTACTTTTTATGATTCTGTAAATTATATTCCTGTTTTATTTTGGATTGGAGTTGCATTTTTTTCAGTTTTATTTTTGATGAAATTAGTGAAGATTATTAAACTAATTAAAAAATACGAAGTTGTAAAACAGCAAGGTTTTACGTTGATATTAATTACGAATCAAACTAATGCATTTTCTTTTTTTAATTATGTTTTTTTAGGAAAAAATGTAGAAGAAAACAAAAGAGAAAAAATCATACAGCATGAGTTAGTTCACAGTAAACAAAAGCATTCTTTAGATTTATTACTATTTGAATTTCTAAAAATTGTAATGTGGTTTAATCCTATGATTTATTTCTATCAGCAGCGAATTACCTTAGTGCACGAATATATTTCTGATGCAATTGTAGCAAAATCAGAAACGAAAGAAAGCTATATAAACAATTTATTATCCAACTTCTTTCAGGTAGAAAATATCGCATTTATCAATCAATTTTATAAACAAAGTTTAATTAAAAAAAGAATTATTATGATGACAAAAACACAATCAAAAAAAATGAATCAGCTAAAATATTTGGTGTTGATTCCTGTATTAGCAAGTATGCTTTTTTATGTTGCATGTACAGAATCAGAAATCGATTCATCAGAAATTATTACCACTAGCGAATATCAAGGTAAAATAAAAATTCAAGATGAATATTATTTTATTAAGCAAAATGAATTAGGCAAAACTATTGGTGTAAATAGTAAAGGACAAGAAGTTGATATTTTAAGTTTGTTGCCAGAAAGCGTGGTAGATTTGTATTTTGAGGATGGTAAATTGGTTACCGAATTTAGTTATACTTATGATAAAAAGAAAACCAAAGAATTAGAAGTTATTACAGATCCTAATGCAATAACAGAAACCGAAGAAGTTTCATTTCTAAAAATAGAAAAAGCACCCACTTTTCCTGGTTGTGATTCTGGAGATAAAGATTGCTTTTCTAAAAATATTCAAAAGCATTTTGCTAGAAAATTTAATTCAGGTTTGCTAAAAACTTTAAATTTAAAGTCAGGCAGAAAAAGAGTTTTTATCAGTTTTAAAATTGATAAAGAAGGTAATATTGTAGACATAAAAGCTAGAGCTCCACATGATAAAATAGAAGAAGAAGTTATAAGAGTTATGAGTTTGTTGCCTAAAGTTGTTGCTGGAGAGCATGAAGGGAAAGCAGTTGCAGTAAAATATTCTATTCCCTTTACACTTTTAATAGAATAA
- the secDF gene encoding protein translocase subunit SecDF, with protein sequence MQNKGLIKLFAILFGLVSLYQLSFTFLATKVEDDAVAYAATKGNDSDARQKATFERKYLDSVANDNIIDLGVTKFTYNDVKDKEMNLGLDLRGGVNAILQVSVKEVLKSLANDSKNEVFNKALDAADERQKSSNSTYLDLFFEEFEKIAGTTKLSDPSIFGTKALSEKISFDEENSTVKTTLQEEINSSIGTAFEVLRSRIDKFGVTQPNIQRIGNSGRIQIELPGAKDIERVTKLITSKAELQFWEVQTNAEVQNFFFAANDKVAELLKDDSVLETEKDSIKKDDIDALLGESTDSTKVQKNLFTYLFPNVAQSQQQLSSVVAYASVLDTATVNNLLAKKEIRTLLPTELRYTKFLWDYKSTKGTDGTELINLYAIKGNRNDRPTIEGDVILDASQMFDQLNKPEVSMTMNSSGTKQWAKMTGDNIGNFVAVVLDDYVYTAPSVNQAITGGRTSISGGSMTIEEAEDIATVLKAGKLPAAARIIQIEVVGPSLGQEAIDASFISFGIAIFLVLIWMILYYGKAGIYADIALTVNILFIFGILASFNAVLTLPGIAGIILTIGMSVDANVIIFERIKEGLSSKKGLKQAVEEGFSIKGALSAIIDANITTLLTGIILYVFGTGPIKGFALTLMIGIATSLFTAVFITRILMDRAIDKGNKLTLNTSFSKGWFENINIQYIKKRKIAYMISGTIIIAGLISIFSIGLKQGVDFKGGRSYVVRFDQSMSATEVASTLKDAFGTAPEVKTYGNDNQLKITTVYKIDEEGQEVDEQVQNTLFTGLKPYLGNTTYENFKPGFEKTGSGVMSYIKVEPTIADDIKTSALYAVLGSLLVVFLYILLRFRKVSYSIGAVAAVFHDVLIVLGVFSIAYNIMPFDMEIDQSFIAAILTVVGYSLNDTVIIFDRIREFTNERRGKHNVLINDAINKTLGRTINTSLTTLLVMLSIFLFGGDSIKGFMFALIVGIIVGTYSSIFVATPIMYDTTKKEDKDN encoded by the coding sequence ATGCAAAACAAAGGACTTATTAAATTATTCGCAATCCTTTTTGGGTTAGTGAGTTTATATCAATTATCATTTACATTTTTGGCTACAAAAGTTGAAGATGATGCAGTTGCTTATGCAGCAACTAAAGGTAATGATAGTGACGCAAGACAAAAAGCTACTTTTGAAAGAAAGTACTTAGACAGTGTTGCAAATGATAACATTATAGATTTAGGCGTTACTAAATTTACCTATAATGATGTAAAAGACAAAGAGATGAATCTTGGTCTTGATTTAAGAGGTGGTGTTAACGCTATTTTACAAGTTTCTGTAAAGGAAGTTTTAAAAAGTTTAGCAAATGATTCTAAAAATGAAGTTTTTAACAAAGCTTTAGATGCTGCAGACGAAAGACAAAAAAGCAGTAACTCTACATATTTAGATCTATTCTTTGAAGAATTTGAAAAAATTGCTGGAACTACAAAATTAAGCGATCCTTCTATTTTTGGAACAAAAGCATTAAGCGAAAAAATTTCTTTTGACGAAGAAAATTCAACTGTAAAAACAACGTTACAAGAAGAAATAAATAGCTCTATTGGTACTGCTTTTGAGGTATTAAGAAGTAGAATAGATAAATTTGGTGTTACGCAACCAAATATTCAAAGAATTGGAAATTCTGGAAGAATTCAAATTGAATTACCAGGAGCAAAAGATATTGAGCGTGTTACAAAACTAATTACAAGTAAAGCTGAATTACAGTTTTGGGAAGTTCAAACAAATGCAGAAGTACAAAACTTTTTCTTTGCAGCAAATGACAAAGTTGCAGAATTATTAAAAGATGATTCTGTTTTAGAGACTGAAAAAGACTCTATTAAAAAAGATGATATTGACGCTTTACTTGGTGAATCTACAGATTCTACTAAAGTTCAAAAAAATCTATTTACCTACTTATTTCCTAACGTAGCACAATCTCAACAACAATTAAGTTCTGTTGTAGCATATGCAAGCGTTTTAGACACTGCAACTGTAAATAATTTATTAGCTAAAAAAGAAATTAGAACTTTATTGCCTACAGAGTTAAGATATACTAAGTTTTTATGGGATTATAAATCTACTAAAGGAACTGATGGTACAGAGTTAATTAATTTATATGCAATTAAAGGAAATAGAAATGACAGACCAACAATTGAAGGTGATGTTATTTTAGATGCTTCTCAAATGTTTGATCAATTGAACAAGCCAGAAGTAAGCATGACAATGAACAGCTCTGGAACTAAACAATGGGCTAAAATGACTGGTGATAATATTGGTAACTTTGTTGCTGTAGTATTAGACGATTATGTATACACTGCACCTTCTGTAAATCAAGCTATTACTGGTGGTAGAACTTCTATTTCTGGTGGAAGCATGACGATTGAAGAAGCAGAAGATATTGCTACAGTTTTAAAAGCTGGTAAATTACCTGCGGCGGCAAGAATAATTCAAATTGAAGTAGTTGGACCATCTTTAGGGCAAGAAGCAATTGATGCAAGTTTTATATCATTTGGTATAGCTATTTTCTTAGTTTTAATTTGGATGATTTTATATTATGGAAAAGCTGGTATTTATGCCGATATAGCTTTAACTGTAAACATCTTATTTATTTTTGGAATTTTAGCATCTTTTAATGCGGTATTAACATTACCAGGAATTGCAGGTATCATTTTAACAATTGGTATGTCTGTAGATGCAAACGTAATTATATTTGAAAGAATCAAGGAAGGCTTATCATCTAAAAAAGGATTAAAACAAGCTGTTGAAGAAGGTTTCTCTATTAAAGGAGCATTATCTGCAATTATTGATGCGAATATTACTACCTTACTAACAGGTATTATATTATATGTTTTTGGTACAGGACCAATAAAAGGTTTTGCTTTAACATTAATGATAGGTATTGCAACCTCTTTATTTACTGCTGTATTTATTACACGTATTTTAATGGACAGAGCAATTGATAAAGGAAACAAATTAACATTAAACACTTCTTTTTCTAAAGGATGGTTTGAAAATATTAATATTCAGTATATCAAAAAACGTAAAATTGCGTACATGATTTCTGGAACTATTATTATTGCTGGCTTAATTTCTATTTTCTCTATCGGATTAAAACAAGGAGTTGACTTTAAAGGAGGTCGTTCTTATGTTGTTCGTTTTGATCAATCTATGAGTGCTACAGAAGTTGCTTCAACTTTAAAAGATGCTTTTGGTACTGCTCCAGAAGTTAAAACTTATGGAAATGATAATCAATTAAAAATAACAACAGTTTATAAAATTGATGAAGAAGGTCAAGAAGTTGATGAACAAGTTCAAAACACTTTATTTACAGGATTAAAACCATATTTAGGAAATACAACCTACGAAAACTTTAAACCAGGTTTTGAAAAAACTGGAAGCGGAGTAATGAGCTACATTAAAGTAGAACCAACTATTGCAGATGATATTAAAACATCAGCTTTATATGCTGTATTAGGTTCTTTATTAGTAGTTTTCTTATACATTTTATTAAGATTTAGAAAAGTATCTTATAGTATTGGTGCAGTTGCAGCAGTATTTCATGATGTATTAATAGTATTAGGTGTATTCTCTATTGCATATAACATTATGCCTTTTGATATGGAAATAGATCAATCTTTTATTGCGGCAATATTAACCGTTGTTGGTTACTCACTAAATGATACAGTTATTATTTTTGATAGAATTAGAGAGTTTACAAACGAACGTAGAGGAAAACATAATGTATTAATTAATGATGCAATTAATAAAACTTTAGGTAGAACAATAAATACTTCTTTAACTACATTATTAGTAATGTTATCAATCTTCTTATTTGGAGGAGATTCTATTAAAGGATTTATGTTTGCATTAATTGTTGGTATTATAGTAGGTACTTATTCTTCAATATTTGTAGCAACTCCAATAATGTACGATACTACTAAAAAAGAAGACAAAGACAACTAA
- a CDS encoding ATP-binding protein: MKNIQKRILKLGRVEDFEVKNSSIIFFLIGPSLFIYSYFINNYGDENVRIEGAREFFAFLFFIASCLPFIFKKKIKFFFGWIVFLLMLLFSHYVIVLLYINKFSIQFLLGFYVFNFGAVLLFNNRVFINIFLVTIFIHLLQKLMISNIEVMVFNAVVSSFSICFVFSFIILSGSTLFRTRIAKLNKALHKKAKAKTLDLEKKAKDLEEKNLDLEEFAFVVSHDLKTPLRNITALSSWLKESAENNDKVAINTNLELIEKQITQMDLIIQGVLNYSLQNEVSSNDEKINLDLLVKDLIAVNKTDKCLITIKKKLPVIKINKSQILQVFQNLIQNGIKYNDKEICKIEIDYTLENNFYIFSVKDNGIGIEEKYHEKIFKLFQRLDVKTMENVGIGLSLVKKIINRNKGEIYLKSEVNIGTTFYFTLPA, from the coding sequence ATGAAGAACATACAAAAAAGAATACTTAAACTTGGAAGAGTTGAAGATTTTGAAGTAAAAAATAGTAGCATAATATTTTTTTTAATAGGGCCAAGCCTTTTTATTTATTCTTACTTTATAAATAATTATGGAGATGAAAACGTAAGAATAGAAGGCGCTAGAGAGTTTTTTGCTTTCCTTTTTTTTATAGCAAGTTGTTTACCGTTTATTTTTAAAAAAAAGATAAAATTTTTCTTTGGATGGATTGTCTTTTTATTAATGCTACTTTTTTCTCATTACGTAATAGTTTTACTCTACATTAATAAATTTAGCATTCAGTTTTTATTAGGATTTTATGTTTTTAATTTTGGAGCTGTTTTGCTTTTTAACAATAGAGTGTTTATAAATATTTTTTTAGTTACCATATTTATTCATCTTTTGCAAAAATTGATGATTTCGAATATTGAAGTTATGGTGTTTAATGCAGTTGTAAGCTCTTTTAGTATCTGTTTTGTCTTTTCTTTCATTATATTAAGTGGTTCAACCTTATTTAGAACACGAATAGCAAAACTTAATAAAGCTTTACATAAAAAGGCAAAAGCAAAAACATTAGATTTAGAAAAAAAAGCAAAAGATTTAGAAGAAAAAAATTTAGATTTAGAAGAATTTGCTTTTGTAGTTTCTCATGATTTAAAAACTCCACTAAGAAACATTACAGCTTTATCTTCTTGGTTAAAAGAAAGTGCAGAAAATAACGATAAAGTAGCTATAAATACGAACCTAGAGTTAATAGAAAAACAAATAACTCAAATGGATTTAATTATTCAAGGTGTATTAAATTATTCTTTACAGAACGAGGTTTCAAGTAATGATGAAAAAATAAATTTAGATTTACTTGTTAAAGATTTAATAGCTGTAAATAAGACTGATAAATGTTTAATTACAATCAAAAAGAAATTGCCCGTAATAAAGATAAATAAATCACAGATTCTTCAAGTTTTTCAAAATTTAATTCAAAACGGAATTAAATATAACGATAAAGAAATTTGTAAAATAGAGATTGATTACACACTAGAAAATAATTTCTATATTTTTTCAGTAAAAGATAATGGTATAGGAATTGAAGAGAAATACCATGAAAAAATATTTAAATTATTTCAAAGATTGGACGTCAAGACTATGGAGAATGTAGGTATTGGATTATCTCTCGTTAAAAAAATAATTAATCGAAATAAAGGTGAAATTTATTTAAAAAGCGAAGTAAATATAGGTACTACTTTTTACTTTACACTACCGGCCTAA
- a CDS encoding alkylphosphonate utilization protein has protein sequence MSLEQDLGNRSGNKCELCASTTNLSVYDVKPSITGGGGVDGSLLACETCVTQIDNPDEVDANHWRCLNDSMWSEFRAVKVVAWRMLHRLKKEGWPVDLLGMMYMEDEELRFAKETGDHLSESEKIIHRDVNGVVLEAGDSVVLIKDLKVKGSSMVAKQGTAVRRISLDHENAKYIEGKVGPTQIVIITDYVKKMTEKE, from the coding sequence AGCAAGATTTAGGAAATAGAAGTGGAAATAAATGCGAATTATGTGCATCAACAACTAATTTGTCTGTTTATGATGTAAAACCAAGTATTACTGGTGGCGGTGGCGTTGATGGTAGTTTATTGGCTTGTGAAACTTGCGTTACTCAAATTGATAATCCAGATGAAGTTGATGCTAATCACTGGCGTTGTTTAAACGATTCTATGTGGAGCGAATTTAGAGCTGTAAAAGTGGTTGCTTGGAGAATGTTACATCGTTTAAAAAAAGAAGGTTGGCCTGTAGATTTATTAGGTATGATGTACATGGAAGACGAAGAATTACGTTTTGCAAAAGAAACTGGAGATCATTTATCTGAAAGCGAAAAAATTATTCATAGAGATGTAAATGGTGTTGTTTTAGAAGCTGGAGATTCTGTAGTTTTAATAAAAGATTTAAAAGTAAAAGGTTCTAGCATGGTTGCAAAACAAGGAACTGCTGTTCGTAGAATTTCTTTAGATCATGAAAATGCAAAATATATTGAAGGTAAAGTTGGCCCAACTCAGATTGTAATTATTACAGATTACGTTAAAAAAATGACTGAAAAAGAGTAA
- a CDS encoding adenylate kinase encodes MKIIKLHDLYFKPFINKEEISEIVKTLALHVKADLPKDEVPIFVGILNGCFLFAADFIREFKGNCEVSFVKLASYEGTSSTENIKHLVGINEDLTGRTVIILEDIIDTGNTLQEIYNIFRNKNVKQLKIATLFFKPDVFKKELPINYIGKEIEDKFIVGYGLDYNNLGRNYPEIYQLTTQPKMKNIVLFGPPGAGKGTQATLLKKKYDLLHISTGDVFRFNIKNETELGKLAKSFMDQGDLVPDEVTINMLKAEVEKNADANGFIFDGFPRTESQAIALDEFLAEKGEQINGMVALEVPEDLLVTRLLERGKTSGRTDDTDESKIRNRFNEYNTKTAILKDFYQEQGNYYGIDGVGTIDDITARLSEVFDTL; translated from the coding sequence ATGAAAATTATTAAACTTCACGATTTATACTTTAAACCTTTTATAAATAAAGAAGAAATTTCTGAAATAGTAAAAACATTAGCACTACATGTAAAAGCAGATTTACCTAAAGATGAAGTACCAATTTTTGTTGGTATTTTAAATGGGTGTTTCCTTTTTGCAGCAGACTTTATAAGAGAGTTTAAAGGAAATTGCGAAGTTTCTTTTGTAAAACTAGCGTCTTATGAAGGTACTTCTTCTACCGAAAACATTAAACATTTAGTTGGTATTAATGAAGATTTAACAGGTAGAACGGTAATTATTTTAGAAGATATTATAGACACTGGTAATACTTTACAAGAAATATATAATATCTTTAGAAACAAAAATGTAAAACAACTTAAAATTGCTACATTATTCTTTAAACCAGATGTCTTTAAAAAAGAACTACCAATAAATTACATAGGAAAAGAAATTGAAGATAAATTTATTGTAGGTTACGGATTAGATTATAATAATTTAGGAAGAAATTACCCAGAAATATATCAACTAACAACACAACCTAAAATGAAAAACATTGTATTATTTGGTCCTCCAGGAGCAGGAAAAGGAACACAAGCAACCTTACTAAAAAAGAAATATGATTTATTGCATATTTCTACTGGAGACGTTTTTAGATTTAATATTAAAAATGAAACAGAATTAGGAAAACTTGCTAAAAGCTTTATGGATCAAGGAGATTTAGTACCTGATGAAGTAACCATAAATATGCTAAAAGCAGAGGTAGAAAAAAATGCTGATGCAAATGGTTTTATTTTTGATGGTTTTCCAAGAACCGAATCTCAAGCTATTGCATTAGATGAATTTTTAGCCGAAAAAGGTGAACAAATAAACGGAATGGTTGCCTTAGAAGTGCCAGAAGATTTATTAGTTACTCGTTTGTTAGAAAGAGGTAAAACAAGCGGAAGAACAGATGACACAGACGAAAGTAAAATTAGAAACCGTTTTAATGAATACAATACTAAAACAGCTATTTTAAAAGACTTTTATCAAGAACAAGGAAACTACTACGGCATAGACGGCGTTGGTACAATTGATGACATAACTGCTCGTTTATCTGAAGTTTTTGATACCTTATAA
- the obgE gene encoding GTPase ObgE produces the protein MTEGNFVDYIKIYASSGKGGQGSVHLHREKYITKGGPDGGDGGRGGHIILRGDKNMWTLFHLKFKRHFRAENGGAGSKSRSSGHDAEDIYIDVPLGTIIKDADTDEVIVEITEDKKEVVLLEGGKGGLGNWNFRSSTNQTPRYAQPGIDGIDGWFRIELKLLADVGLVGFPNAGKSTLLSVLTSAKPKIADYAFTTLKPNLGIVEHRNHQTFVIADIPGIIEGAAEGKGLGHRFLRHIERNSALLFLIPADSDDINKEYDILLNELKKHNPELLDKDRLLAISKTDMLDGELKAEIKATLPKGVDAIFISSVAETGLQELKDKLWKMLN, from the coding sequence ATGACTGAAGGAAATTTTGTTGACTACATAAAAATATACGCTTCTTCTGGAAAAGGCGGGCAAGGTTCTGTGCATCTTCACCGAGAAAAATATATTACTAAAGGTGGTCCAGATGGTGGAGATGGTGGTCGTGGTGGTCATATTATTTTACGTGGAGACAAAAATATGTGGACACTTTTTCACCTAAAATTTAAACGTCATTTTAGAGCTGAAAACGGTGGAGCAGGTAGTAAAAGTAGAAGTAGCGGTCATGATGCAGAAGATATTTATATTGATGTTCCTTTAGGAACCATAATAAAAGATGCAGATACAGATGAAGTTATTGTAGAAATAACAGAAGATAAAAAAGAAGTTGTTTTATTAGAAGGTGGAAAAGGCGGACTTGGAAACTGGAATTTTAGATCATCAACAAATCAAACACCAAGATATGCACAACCTGGTATTGACGGTATTGATGGCTGGTTTAGAATAGAATTAAAATTATTAGCAGATGTTGGTTTAGTTGGTTTTCCTAATGCAGGTAAATCAACTTTATTATCTGTTTTAACATCTGCAAAACCTAAAATTGCAGATTATGCTTTTACAACTTTAAAACCAAATTTAGGTATCGTTGAACACAGAAATCATCAAACATTTGTAATTGCAGATATTCCTGGAATTATAGAAGGTGCTGCAGAAGGAAAAGGTTTAGGGCATCGTTTTTTAAGACACATAGAACGTAATTCGGCTTTATTATTTTTAATTCCTGCGGATAGCGATGACATCAACAAAGAATATGACATCTTGTTGAATGAACTTAAAAAACACAATCCGGAGTTATTAGATAAAGATAGATTATTAGCTATTTCTAAAACGGATATGTTAGACGGTGAATTAAAAGCAGAAATAAAAGCAACATTACCTAAAGGAGTTGATGCAATATTTATTTCATCGGTTGCAGAAACAGGATTACAAGAGTTAAAAGATAAACTTTGGAAAATGTTAAATTAG
- a CDS encoding BlaI/MecI/CopY family transcriptional regulator yields the protein MKTQLTKAEEQIMQVLWDLQETSVKDVIDKLPEPKPAYNTVSTIIRILETKEFVGHKQVGRGYLYYPIIDKETYSNQSLHKLMNGYFDGSFKSLVSFFVKENKMDVAELESILKEVNKVK from the coding sequence ATGAAAACACAATTAACAAAAGCAGAAGAGCAAATTATGCAAGTTTTATGGGATTTGCAAGAAACATCTGTTAAAGATGTAATTGATAAATTACCAGAACCAAAACCGGCATATAATACAGTTTCTACTATTATTAGAATTTTAGAAACCAAAGAGTTTGTTGGACACAAACAAGTAGGAAGAGGGTATTTATATTACCCAATTATTGATAAAGAAACGTATAGCAACCAAAGTTTACATAAATTAATGAATGGTTATTTTGATGGTTCTTTTAAAAGTTTGGTTTCCTTTTTTGTGAAAGAAAATAAAATGGATGTAGCAGAACTTGAGTCTATTTTAAAAGAAGTGAATAAGGTGAAATAG
- a CDS encoding DUF456 domain-containing protein gives MDIFLLILGFVFVILGIIGSFLPILPGPLTSWVGLLLLYFTKIIPVDYTFLGITLAIALLIFVLDYFIPAFGTKRFGGTKYGVYGTTIGLIIGLLSPIPFGMLLGAFFGAFIGELLYDKKDTNRALKASFGAFFGFLASATIKFSIAAIYLVLFLIKFWEFRNDFF, from the coding sequence ATGGATATTTTCTTGCTAATTTTGGGTTTTGTCTTTGTTATTCTAGGAATTATTGGTTCTTTTTTACCAATATTACCAGGACCTTTAACAAGTTGGGTAGGTTTATTATTGTTGTATTTTACTAAAATAATTCCTGTAGATTACACCTTTTTAGGAATCACTTTGGCAATTGCTTTACTAATTTTTGTGTTAGATTACTTTATTCCTGCATTTGGCACAAAGCGTTTTGGAGGCACAAAATATGGCGTTTACGGTACCACAATTGGTTTAATTATTGGTTTGCTTTCTCCTATACCTTTTGGCATGTTGCTAGGTGCATTTTTCGGCGCATTTATTGGCGAATTGCTCTACGACAAAAAAGACACCAACAGAGCTTTGAAAGCTTCATTTGGTGCCTTTTTTGGTTTCTTGGCATCTGCAACTATTAAGTTTTCGATAGCTGCAATTTACCTTGTATTATTCTTAATTAAATTCTGGGAATTTAGAAATGACTTCTTTTAA